The following are encoded together in the Pan troglodytes isolate AG18354 chromosome 6, NHGRI_mPanTro3-v2.0_pri, whole genome shotgun sequence genome:
- the ABHD11 gene encoding sn-1-specific diacylglycerol lipase ABHD11 isoform X1 — MRAGQQLASMLRWTRAWRLPREGLGPHGPSFARVPVAPSSSSGGRGGAEPRPLPLSYRLLDGEAALPAVVFLHGLFGSKTNFNSIAKILAQQTGRRVLTVDARNHGDSPHSPDMSYEIMSQDLQDLLPQLGLVPCVVVGHSMGGKTAMLLALQRDMAVRQHLLTNLVEVDGRFVWRVNLDALTQHLDKILAFPQRQESYLGPTLFLLGGNSQFVHPSHHPEIMRLFPRAQMQTVPNAGHWIHADRPQDFIAAIRGFLV, encoded by the exons ATGCGAGCCGGCCAACAGCTTGCAAGCATGCTCCGCTGGACCCGAGCCTGGAGGCTCCCGCGTGAGGGACTCGGCCCCCACGGCCCTAGCTTCGCGAGGGTGCCTGTCGcacccagcagcagcagcggcggccGAGGGGGCGCCGAGCCGAG GCCGCTTCCGCTTTCCTACAGGCTTCTGGACGGGGAGGCAGCCCTCCCGGCCGTCGTCTTTTTGCACGGGCTCTTCGGCAGCAAAACTAACTTCAACTCCATCGCCAAGATCTTGGCCCAGCAGACAGGCCGTAGG GTGCTGACGGTGGATGCTCGTAACCACGGTGACAGCCCCCACAGCCCAGACATGAGCTACGAGATCATGAGCCAGGACCTGCAGGACCTTCTgccccagctgggcctggtgccCTGCGTCGTCGTTGGCCACAGCATGGGAGGAAAGACAGCCATGCTGCTGGCACTACAGAGG GACATGGCCGTGCGGCAGCACCTGCTCACTAACCTGGTAGAGGTAGACGGGCGCTTCGTGTGGAGGGTGAACTTGGATGCCCTGACCCAGCACCTAGACAAGATCTTGGCTTTCCCACAGAGGCAGGAGTCCTACCTCGGGCCAACACTCTTTCTCCTTGGTGGAAACTCCCAGTTCGTGCA TCCCAGCCACCACCCTGAGATTATGCGGCTCTTCCCTCGGGCCCAGATGCAGACGGTGCCGAACGCTGGCCACTGGATCCACGCTGACCGCCCACAGGACTTCATAGCTGCCATCCGAGGCTTCCTGGTCTAA
- the ABHD11 gene encoding sn-1-specific diacylglycerol lipase ABHD11 isoform X3 translates to MRAGQQLASMLRWTRAWRLPREGLGPHGPSFARVPVAPSSSSGGRGGAEPRPLPLSYRLLDGEAALPAVVFLHGLFGSKTNFNSIAKILAQQTGRRVLTVDARNHGDSPHSPDMSYEIMSQDLQDLLPQLGLVPCVVVGHSMGGKTAMLLALQRPELVERLIAVDISPVESTGVSHFATYVAAMRAINIADELPRSRARKLADEQLSSVIQDMAVRQHLLTNLVEVDGRFVWRVNLDALTQHLDKILAFPQRQESYLGPTLFLLGGNSQFVHPSHHPEIMRLFPRAQMQTVPNAGHWIHADRPQDFIAAIRGFLV, encoded by the exons ATGCGAGCCGGCCAACAGCTTGCAAGCATGCTCCGCTGGACCCGAGCCTGGAGGCTCCCGCGTGAGGGACTCGGCCCCCACGGCCCTAGCTTCGCGAGGGTGCCTGTCGcacccagcagcagcagcggcggccGAGGGGGCGCCGAGCCGAG GCCGCTTCCGCTTTCCTACAGGCTTCTGGACGGGGAGGCAGCCCTCCCGGCCGTCGTCTTTTTGCACGGGCTCTTCGGCAGCAAAACTAACTTCAACTCCATCGCCAAGATCTTGGCCCAGCAGACAGGCCGTAGG GTGCTGACGGTGGATGCTCGTAACCACGGTGACAGCCCCCACAGCCCAGACATGAGCTACGAGATCATGAGCCAGGACCTGCAGGACCTTCTgccccagctgggcctggtgccCTGCGTCGTCGTTGGCCACAGCATGGGAGGAAAGACAGCCATGCTGCTGGCACTACAGAGG CCAGAGCTGGTGGAACGTCTCATTGCTGTAGATATCAGCCCAGTGGAAAGCACAGGTGTCTCCCACTTTGCAACCTACGTGGCAGCCATGAGGGCCATCAACATCGCAGATGAGCTGCCCCGCTCCCGTGCCCGAAAACTGGCGGATGAACAGCTCAGTTCTGTCATCCAG GACATGGCCGTGCGGCAGCACCTGCTCACTAACCTGGTAGAGGTAGACGGGCGCTTCGTGTGGAGGGTGAACTTGGATGCCCTGACCCAGCACCTAGACAAGATCTTGGCTTTCCCACAGAGGCAGGAGTCCTACCTCGGGCCAACACTCTTTCTCCTTGGTGGAAACTCCCAGTTCGTGCA TCCCAGCCACCACCCTGAGATTATGCGGCTCTTCCCTCGGGCCCAGATGCAGACGGTGCCGAACGCTGGCCACTGGATCCACGCTGACCGCCCACAGGACTTCATAGCTGCCATCCGAGGCTTCCTGGTCTAA
- the ABHD11 gene encoding sn-1-specific diacylglycerol lipase ABHD11 isoform X2 translates to MRAGQQLASMLRWTRAWRLPREGLGPHGPSFARVPVAPSSSSGGRGGAEPRPLPLSYRLLDGEAALPAVVFLHGLFGSKTNFNSIAKILAQQTGRRVLTVDARNHGDSPHSPDMSYEIMSQDLQDLLPQLGLVPCVVVGHSMGGKTAMLLALQRSQPPP, encoded by the exons ATGCGAGCCGGCCAACAGCTTGCAAGCATGCTCCGCTGGACCCGAGCCTGGAGGCTCCCGCGTGAGGGACTCGGCCCCCACGGCCCTAGCTTCGCGAGGGTGCCTGTCGcacccagcagcagcagcggcggccGAGGGGGCGCCGAGCCGAG GCCGCTTCCGCTTTCCTACAGGCTTCTGGACGGGGAGGCAGCCCTCCCGGCCGTCGTCTTTTTGCACGGGCTCTTCGGCAGCAAAACTAACTTCAACTCCATCGCCAAGATCTTGGCCCAGCAGACAGGCCGTAGG GTGCTGACGGTGGATGCTCGTAACCACGGTGACAGCCCCCACAGCCCAGACATGAGCTACGAGATCATGAGCCAGGACCTGCAGGACCTTCTgccccagctgggcctggtgccCTGCGTCGTCGTTGGCCACAGCATGGGAGGAAAGACAGCCATGCTGCTGGCACTACAGAGG TCCCAGCCACCACCCTGA